Genomic window (Melioribacteraceae bacterium):
TAAGGCATTTGTAGTCAGTAGTCATTTGTGGTTAATGGGTCATTAGTAGTCATTGGGTCATTTATCGTCATTTCGAATTTTTGATAGCAGTGAGGTCATTATTGGTATTTGAGAGCAGATCAGTTATTTATTGTCATTTATAGTCATTAATGGTCATTGTTGGTATGTGATAGCTGTTTAGTCATTGGTAGTTATTATCGGTATTTGATAACAATTTAGTTATTTATAGTCATTCATTGTTATTACACTAAATTACGACTAATAACGCGAAGCTAATGACAATTAAATGACGCGAAGCAAATGACGGAATGGGAAAGGAAAATCGTCATTTATAGTCATTGGTAGTGATTCATAGTCATTCAAGACACTCACAACCTAATGATGCGAAGCTAATGACAACCAATAACTACTCTTTTATTTAAACGCTATCCAGCTGCCCCCGGCAGCGTTGATTTTGGTATTGCCCCACACGACAATTTTCAGAACAAAACCATCTCTTGAAACTCCCGTGGCTTCTGTAGCGATTTTTAATCCTCTGGTTTCAAATTCTTGAGTGCCTTTAAGATTTGTATCGACCTCAAACTTTTCTCCTTGAAGATCAATCAAGCTGAGTGAGACGAGTACAACCGGTTTTTCATTAAAGGGCTTTTCAAAATTAATTTCCACTATAGCTTCCCTCTTACCTTCATTAGCGTGAAGTGTAAAATTGGGAGTGGATTTATCGACGAAGAATGTCCCGCCTTGAGTTTGGGCTTGGATATTGTTCGCGTGAATTATCATAATAAAAACAAATAGAGATATAGAATTAATTAAGTTTATTTTTTTCATTGTAAACGCCTATTTATGGATGGCTTATAATTACTATCAATAATTTATGAGTAATATCAAAATTGCAAACACAGCTCCGCCGAGTAAGTCACATTACTTTAGAATAAAAATAAGATTTTTTCGGTAAGATTTCGATGCCCTCGAAATGCAAATTACAAATATGAATTTATAAAAAAATTGTTTAACTGTAAATTAAAATTTTGTAAATAGTTTTAATTTTTACAAAAATATTTTTAGTAGAAGACTAGTTGTATAATTATACAAAAATAATTTTCGTTAACTAAAAATGATTTGAACAATAGTATTTTTACTATTATATTGAAATGGGATCAAAGTGGGGGTCATTTGAATAGAAAAGCTGTTCACACCGATAGCACTAACAGATTAATCAAAGGAATAAGAATCGGTAATTCTTCTGTTAAGATATTTCAGAATAGTTCAGAGAAATATCTGGTAGTAATAAAGAAGTATAAATTGGGGATACATTATTCAACAGAAGAATTTATTGTAGAAGATTATTTCATAGCCGAAGATTATATCAATAGATTGAAGTTTGAAAATAGCATCTATTATTGATACGGATTAGTAAATTCTTTCTAAATAGTTTAAGATTTATGGTCTAATAATATATTTTCAAATAGCTAGATTTAACCAGTTTAACCTTTTTTATATGGTCGATGATTGAAGTATGGTTTCAGGTAACCTTAACATATATGAAAAGAATAAAAAAGTGATAGATATTTAGTCTTATAAACATTTAGTATGATGTTTTTTAATTTATTTTTTTTAAGTTCGCAACAGTATTCATTTAGCAGTATTTTTTTAATGGGGCAATAAATTGAAAGAGAGGGCTACTTTTGATGAATCGACCGATTTCATCAAAGGGATTAGGGTGGGAAGTAATTCCGCAAAAATTTACAAATACGAAGAAGGGAAATTTTTAGTTGTATTAAAAAAGTATTTCTTCGGGGTATGTTATTATCGGAATGAAATAATTGTGGAAGATTTTTTTACAGCAGAAGACTATATCAGAAATTTGAAAAAATAGTTCTTCAACTAAAGTTATTCACAATTAATCAGCGTCATCCGATAATATTTAGGGGTGGAGTGTGCTTCGAGAGGAATTAAGAATGTAGAATCCGCCTCAATACCGGCGGACAAGTCTGCCTCAATACCGGCGGACAAGTTTAGAATATTGAATGTAGAATATGGGTTCGTAAAGAAGAGGGTGTGCAGCTAAGAAGAATAACATTATAACTTCTACCTTGTCATTTCGGAGGAGTGCCTTTCCTTAAATTCAAGACGACTGAGAAATCTTTTCAGTTGATCACTTTAAAAATCAAAAAGATGTTAGTCATGTCGAGTTGGAGTGATATTAGTTATTGTTATCGAGACATGCGAAATGATCCTCATCCCTCGATAAACTCGGGATGACGAATTGATACCGCTACAAAACAAGCGGACAGGTCCGCCATAGAGCGGGTGGATAGACTTGACCACCCAAAAAAAGTTTTTGTCATTTCGAAGAAGTTCAATTCCCTTTCATTCAAAACAACTGAGAAATCATTAACATTCTTGCAGCATCAAGATTTCTCGTCAGCCAATAATACCCAAGTGCAGTGCGGACTCGAAATGACAGTATGATTCGGTCATGAAATGGTTCCCGCCACACCCGCCAATCAACAGGGCGGGTAAACCTCGCCAAACAACAGGGCGGGTAAACCTCGCCAAACAACAGGGCGGGTAAAGAAACGGCGGGCATGCTTGACCGCTGATGAACGCCCCGCTATAATGTAAACAGCTCTATAGGCA
Coding sequences:
- a CDS encoding H-type lectin domain-containing protein, coding for MKKINLINSISLFVFIMIIHANNIQAQTQGGTFFVDKSTPNFTLHANEGKREAIVEINFEKPFNEKPVVLVSLSLIDLQGEKFEVDTNLKGTQEFETRGLKIATEATGVSRDGFVLKIVVWGNTKINAAGGSWIAFK